TATGACTATGAAATCAAATCTGAAAAAAGCGTTTCTGGCGTCGGCTGTTCTTGCAGCTACCGGTGCAATTGCCCAAGCAGAGCCGGTCAAGATCGGTGTGGCCGCAGAACCCTACCCGCCCTTCGCCTCGCTGGATTCCTCCGGTCAGTGGGTTGGCTGGGAGATCGACGTGATCAATGCCGTCTGCGCCGCGGCTGAGTTGGATTGCGTTGTCACACCTGTGGCTTGGGACGGCATTATCCCCTCGTTGACCGGCCAGCAGATCGACGCCATCATGGCCTCCATGTCGATCACCGAAGAACGGTTGAAAACCATTGATTTCTCGGATCCCTACTACAACACCCCGGCGGTGATTGTGGCAGATAAGTCGATGAACATTGAACCGACACCGGAGTCTCTTGCAGGCAAAGTTGTCGGCATTCAGGCCTCCACCATCCACCAAGCCTATGCGCAGGAACACTTCAAAGATTCCGAGCTTCGCGTCTATCAGACTCAGGATGAGGCCAATCAGGATCTCTTTGCTGGTCGCATCGACGCCACCCAGGCCGACAGCATCGCCATGGCTGACTTTGTCGGCTCCGATGCGGGCGGTTGCTGCGAGATCAAAGGGGCTGTCGCCAATGACGAGGCGATCCTCGGCAAAGGTGTCGGCGCTGGTGTGCGCAAGGGCGACAGCGATGTTCTGGCAGCGCTCAACAAGGGGATCGCGGCAATCCTGGCCGACGGCACCCATGCCGAGATCACCTCGAAGTATTTCACGACCA
This window of the Phaeobacter porticola genome carries:
- a CDS encoding transporter substrate-binding domain-containing protein, whose amino-acid sequence is MTMKSNLKKAFLASAVLAATGAIAQAEPVKIGVAAEPYPPFASLDSSGQWVGWEIDVINAVCAAAELDCVVTPVAWDGIIPSLTGQQIDAIMASMSITEERLKTIDFSDPYYNTPAVIVADKSMNIEPTPESLAGKVVGIQASTIHQAYAQEHFKDSELRVYQTQDEANQDLFAGRIDATQADSIAMADFVGSDAGGCCEIKGAVANDEAILGKGVGAGVRKGDSDVLAALNKGIAAILADGTHAEITSKYFTTSIYSE